The Hordeum vulgare subsp. vulgare chromosome 7H, MorexV3_pseudomolecules_assembly, whole genome shotgun sequence DNA window AACACTTAAAATTGAGAAGACGCTCGTGAGATCCATCGCCCAAGATGTGGGCTTCATTACTGGGGACAGTCCACATGATTATGGGTAAGAATTTGTACTATGAGAAAGTTCAACACACGGAGCATTGACGAATTGATCATAACTCTTTCTTTGAAAGGAATTTAGATGGGGATAATTTTTTGCGGGGTAACTTAGAATTAGGCCCACAATTAGGAAACATTCTGGGAAAATGAAAATTTTATTGAAGGCTCACGCATACCTACCGAAGAAAGGAATACGAGTATACTAGAAGGGTTAGGTGTGCTTTTTTTGCGGTGTTGGTGATGGGGTCACCTAACAAGGGTAGGGTCATAAATTTGACATCTAGGATCCACGTAGGGCCCTACACCATCATTGAAAGGTCTATTGACCCCACAAGCATTCAGACGCACCTATATTGACATCTACTCGGATGGCACTTAGCCACTCGGGGAAAGCCTAAGCACTCGACGTCTCCTTGCTAGTCGACCCTCCTCGAACCACTCGGACACATTGGACAACCTGGGAGTAACAACGGTACATGAGCTTTATTAGGCTTTAAGTGTAGTTACAACAGCAGTTATTGGTAACGCCTCTACTTATTTCACTCTTAATCTCCCTTGTAATGTAGCAATAAAGGAGGCGAGCGAACTATATATAAGCCGCTCCTCAACTCCATGGCAGGGGCTCAATACCCATTGTAAACTTACACCCCAGAGTAAACAAGCCTCTGGGCACGACATGTAGGGTTTTAACCTCTCCTAGAGGGGCCTGAATTTGTTAAATTTGAGTGCTACACTTGCGTCATAGGTAGGCTCCGTCGCTTGTTAGTATCCCTAATATTCATTGTCATGATCATTGCCTCGACATTTGGTGTTGTTGAGTTTCTTAAAAATAATACTCATTATGTTTCAAATATAAAGTGCGTTACTTTTTCAAGAAGAAAATCTTTTAAGTTTGATCAAATTTGTAGagaaatgtattaaaattcattatataaaatCAGTTTGATTAGATTCATCATTAAAATGAatttccatactttttttgtttaATACTttggatgttgatattttttgctcTGAGCTTGTTCAAAGTTATAGAAAATTGACTTTCCAAAAAACTAATACCCCTTATACTTAGGAACTGATGGAATATTTAGTTTGTAGGGTGAGGAGATGATGGagtgtgttttatttttgttcataATTTATGATTTGGTGGGACTTTGATGGTGTGATTTTGTGTTATCCACTAACCAACCTATACTTATGTGAGGAAATGTCTACTTCGGTGGCTGCATGTACTATATTGGTGCTACAGTATCACATAGTGACACTTCTTTTTTCTAGTTGGTGGGTTAGTGCTTGGGATTGATAGGTTTTCATGAGCCAGTTGTTGTTGGTTGATTTGAAAAAAAGTTGGCTTGGTCAAAATCGTAAAACAAATCCGAAATTGAATACCTCAGTTGAATCAAAGAGGTTCAAAATTAGGAAACATATAGTGAACTAAAAGAACTGAATGGGAGAGATCCTTGAGAAATTATTGACACGATTAAAATTGAGTGACCCAATTCTAAATTGAAGATCTCAATTAATTGTGTGGCCTTAGAAAATAGGAAACATAGTGTATAGAGAATGTGAGAGTTCTAGAAATTGTTGACCCGGTCAAAATCAGATGACCCAATTCCAATTGAAGAGCTCAAATGAATGTGGGCCTTTTAAAATTAGGGAGCATAGTGTTATAAAAGGATTCCTTCCCTCGGTGATCCTAATCGAGTCCCATGGTGATGACGGCAGCCTTCTGGGACGCAACGACAGGCGAAACCGGAAGGGATCGACTCGTCCCCATGCCAGCCAGATCTCCTCGAGCTTCAGCATCGCCATTGATGTGAATCTGGCTGATGCCCACATCGATATCTTCATGAACTCCTTATAGCTTGGCAAAGATGCCATCCAATTTAGCAGAATTTTCGTCGGACATCTTGTGGACACCCTTGATGGTCAATTGCAGTGATCAACAAGCTTGCGATCGATGTCGTCAACGAAGCTGCTCTAAAGCAAATCATAGATGTGCCTTCTGTTAATTGTCAACTCCTCCATTGTTTGTCATGGCCAGCTAACCTTATGGTGGGTGTAGTGGTTGTGGCCCGGCAACGCCAAAATGCGATTCTAAATACCATATTATTAGCACTACTAGTTGAGCTACAGGGTCATGGCTATGTTGGATTGAATTCGATCTAGGGTTTGCATTTCAGGTGAATAccgcccaacccccccccccccccccccctcactccTGCTCTAAGATTACAAGTCATCTGAATGGCCTTTCTTCTCCGCCAAGTTCTCCTTTCTACAACCAAGTAGTTTCTTTTAAGGAAGGGTAGCTAGTTTAATAGGTAAACAGATACATGGCCCACAAGTCGCGCCTGTTGGACAAACTACTCTCATGGGCCAGCCCACCGGCCCATTTCCGCCCTTTGAATCATTGTTTGCACAGCGTCAAAGAAAATAATCCTCTTTATAATCCTCTTTCGTGCTTGGAAACCGGCCAGTGCGATCCCATGGGAGGGAGGTTTACGAAACAACGAAGATGATACCATGGCTGTTCAACGACCGACCgaactcaaattttttttttgaaaccacATATCATCATTATTCAACAATATACTGGATACAGATACAAACATACAGGAAAACATAGCCCTAGAAACTATGCAAAAGGAACCCTGATAAAACGATTTAAACAGaaaggtcctttgaaatccttgcaaACAACTAACTCTTTAGCCATCGCCAACTCCCCAGCGTCATCGCGACGCACGCTGGAAACAGAGGGAAGCCTCGAACAACCCCAGATCCAGGCCACCACCATCGCCAATGAGACTTTGCGAGCCGATGAACAGGCCCAGTGCTTGCAACGAGGTACATGTCGATGTGCCATGTCGGCCGAGGGTTGTTTCCATGATTATTCAGATCTGGACGAACTCAAGTTAGGATGAATACGAGGAGTGGAGGCCGAGGCCGGTGGTATTGTCTCGCTTAGTCGCTTGAATGCAACTGCGGTTCGCCCCTGTTTTTGTGAAAGAAAGGGAAGCACAGAGGAGGATTTTTCTTAGGGCGAAAGCTCCACCAGCGCACACGGTGGATGGCGACGGCCGACGGGAGATGGTTCCACACCCACACCACCCAAGCCAAATGTAAACTTCGTTCATCCACAGTTCCCCACCCAAAAGAAAATCCCCAGCACCAACGCTTCATCTCCGTGTACACGTACGTATCTGCTGCCTTGAATCCAGAAGCGATGGAACATTAAAATGGAGTGATTGATTCTTATCTTATATGTATATAAGTACATGGTGCAGTTGCTACTCCTCAGTACGTATCCCAGGCCGTATAACTGAACTGCTTTTACAGATGTAGCCATTCAGTCTCgctgagagaagaagaaaaaccaGAGAGAGACAGAAGCTACGTAAAGTTAACAAGGACGGTCGCTACTACTAGTACGATTCAGGACTTCAGGCGGTGGCGACGGCTCGGGAGGCCGGCGTCGGGGAGGGCGGCAGGCGCGAGCTGAAGTTTCTGTGCCGGAAGGCGGCGTCCTCCGCGTCGGCGTCGCCATCGTCGCTGCCGCTGTCGTCGAAGTTGAGCGCGTAGCTGAGCGGGTCGTACCTGAACTCCCCCGCGGGCACCACGCGCCGTCTCCACCTGGTTCTGCCTGCGCCGGTGTGCGGCGACGGCGAGCCGAAGCAGCCGCACATGGTGGTCCGCAGCTTGTGGCGCAGCGACGGCGGCGAGTAAGGCGGCGAAGAATCCACCTCATCCATGGAGTCTGCCTTGGTAGTGTGGTTGAGCTGGATGTGGGGGAGAAGAGATGAGCCGTGTGGTGTGAGTGAGGagtgaggaggtggaggcggggaTTGGCAATGGCTCGATGAAGAAGGTAGGTCGATCGGGGAAGGCGTGACTAAATAGGGATGAGGGAAGAGGACGCATAGGGATTGACAGGGCAGGCGACGGCGTGAAGGGCGAGAGACGCGCAGACGAAGCCGTCGTAGCGCACGCGTGCGGACCCGAGGGTGGTTCCGGGATTGCGCGGTTGCTTCATACTACTTGGACGGAGGGAGGTggatgaggacgatgacaacgGTCGGTCCACGTGCCGTGCAAGCTGTCGTATGCTCACCACTAATAACGGTCGCTTAGCTGGCAGCTAAGCTCAGACTtaggccctgtttctttaaaaagttcTAGGATTTTTTTAGTCTCAACTaaaaaagtctctagtccctatcCGTTTCTTTCTAAGGACTAAATATGGACTAggggttattaaatgacatgtaaaaagaccaTATTACCCCTAATAATATACTACTCCTAGATGTAACATAGTCATGCtaaaagttattaaatgacatgctaaaagtaggggtacTGTTGcaaaaagtgtcaaaaaagtccTAAAAAGTTCCTTCCATAGGGATTTCTTCATTTAGTCCAAAATACctgcttttagtccctaaaagcccctcatgtttctttcacatgAGACTATACACCCAAAAGTCTCTAGAAAGAAATATCCCTTAGCTATGTCATTTTTACAGGCTTTTTCTTTTGGGAAATGTTAACCATGATGGACCGTTGTCGTTGAGGCCGGTCACCCGTTCAGCGTCGGTTTAGTTGAAGATTTGGGTCGACAGTGTGTCTAACGCAATCGATCAACATTTGCCGGTTGGCCATCCTCTAAAAAAAATGTGCACACGAGTCATAATAGTGGTCTATCGAGGATAGATACCGTCATCCAGGTAGTATCCTTTGTCGTAGTTCTGGTCGTTGATGGTAACCATTCATCAGTGCGTACGATTCAACGTCGTAAGGTGTTCCGGGTTCGAGCAACGGAACAACGGCGGTTGTATATTAaggtggtgatggaccaacaTGACAACCAAgatctcctcatcatcatcgaaggaggaatcgtcggagtcgcaaaGAAAAATGTGGAAAAAAAACTCGTTGACGGAGTCCATTTTGCACTTGGTAAACTGTCGAACATCTTGTGGGCGACGTCGAAGGAGCTGACCGGTGAAGAGACGCGCGCCTCCCTTGGACCAGGTGGCTGGCCTGGAGAAGTCCCGACGGTGCGACGGTGATGGCGGCGAGGTGGCGACGTTTGGGGTAGGTGTGTCGGCACCAGCAAATGGGTGACGACGACGATGCGGCGAAGAAGGGCAATGGTTTCTTGTCGATATGGATGAAAGAGGATGATCAATGTGTCACCGACTAACGGGCCAGGGGGAGGATAGATGGGCACCGCGTGCGTTTGTTTCGTGTCCACGTCGGCGCAAATCAGGCTCAACAATGGGTCGAGAATGAGTCGGCAGACGGACAAAAGCGAACGCACATCTGTTTGGGTCGGCGCTTTGGGCAGACCTTTTTATCCGCCACCACCCAAATGAACGCGCACGGATGAAATGGGTCGGCTCGTTTAAGTTGCTCTAACGCGATCAAATCAAGCGTCAATCCGACACTATTTTCTTCTTCCCTTTCAAGATCAACATCTGAAACTGACGCGGATCGTACGCCGTACCTCTATTTTTACGTTCTCATCATCATATACAAAACAAAAGATACTAATAGAAAGCTCATGGCCGAAAGCAAGGGGTAAAAGTTCCTCCGTGTTTTTTGTATGTATTGTATGGACAGAATAGAAGGAATCGGTTGATCTGAACGCCGGCCGAATCGGATGCCAAACCTCCCTGGTCTGCCGGGTGAAAGGTTTCCTACGGACACGATCCAGGCCTTTTAATTCCcgtgacggcgacggcgacggccacTCTGCTCGAGTGAACGCCCTGCTCAGTCAAAACGTGCACGTCGCCGAAGCAGAAAAATATCCTGCATGCCTCCGCGTGCAACTGCAAGCGCCGTTGGTTTGGTTTCCGTGTCCTCGACGCAGCCTGCAAACGCGACCAACACAACAAGCACCAGACATCTCGTGCGTGTTACATGCGCACAATGCACATCCCGTATCCTCATACAGTGCTAGTACACGGTAGGACAGTGCTACCTTTAGCATGGCTTCAGGCATGAATGAACACGTGAAGGTTTTCTGCTCGCGTGGTGGCGCTATCCATTCATTTTCCAGCCGATGATCTTAGCTCATCTGGTCAGTCCAACCACCGCTGATGGTGCAACGCCCATTTAAATCAGTCACTCGATCGATGCTCAGGCTCAGCAAAGCCGGAGCAATTTTCTAATATACTCAGGAGTACTAGTGCCATGCCCAGTTGCCCACCATCTACAGCATCTAGTATCTATGTGTCTGCTTCGTCAGCTGGGATAAGGATCGATTCATTCGTCACGCCGTCAACAAAGCATCCTACTACTTGACAGATAATCTACTGTACCAAAATAAATCAACGAGCGGTCCACGGCAAAACCATACGCGGGAGGAATTATtgtatccatccatccatcgaCCTCACATGCTACATCTTTCTttaattccctaaaaacactttaATTACATACGTATGGCGTATTGCGGTCTATAGTGTATAATACGAGATGAGTATACGGGTATCAAGCACACCTCAACTAAAAAAGGATATCTCTTCAATTCCTACTTGGTGCATATCTAATCAAGCGCTTTAgcatttttttaaagaataatCACGCACTTTATAGTTAACTTACGCTTTCTGGGTGCCTCAGCAAAGGACCATGTCAAGTTCGTTCCCTGATGTATATAAAAATAGATATGACTATGTTACATCTAGATGTGAGATAACACATCACATCTAATGTGACATCATTATGTAATACGACCCCTcttacaaaaaaaaggaaaagaagaaaacgggAGCAAGTCAACTCAACAAATGTGTTGTCATGATGGTTGCTTGCGTCGGCCACAGGGCCGGCCCATAGGCCGAGCAAACGGGGCGCCCGCCCTGGGCCCAGGAAGGCAGAGGCCTCAGCCTAGGTATTGTTTCCTCTGTAGTTGGTAGGAAGCCCAGAAAAATAACGCTGGGCCCAGAAAGAGGGTTTTCTGATCGTTCTCGTCCTCCTCGACTCCCTTTCTTTCCTAAAATCACAGATTCCAAAACAGCACTGTAGTTTTCGTGTCGACTCCGATTTCAAAATCGCCGCCGGTCAATAATGGAGACTAAAGGCGCAAATCGGCTCCCCAATCAGCCTTTCTTCCTTCTTAAACGTTCTACTTCCGTTGGAGACTTGTTTTCTTCCTACCCATAATCCCGTTCCTCCTTTGAGTTAATAGATTTGACCTGCGATGACTCCGCatctcttcttcttatcatcTGCACTCCAGTGTTCGGTGGATCTAAGCCAGGGCTAGGAGAGGAAGTGATGAACTAGATAAGGGGGAGGGGGGGGCACTATTATCGTTCGTGTTGACTGTAACATGCGGATCTGCTGATTTGGCCACCTACATCTACATTCAGGTGCTCTTGTTCCATGTTTTAATCATTTTTATGCCGCTTGTTCTTGTTCATTGACATGTCAGTTTGATTTAAAATGCCTTGAGCAGGAATGTTTGAAAAAATTGAGTTATTATCCGGGTGAAGAATTTTGGAGTGAAGAACATGGTCAATTGGGGAGGATCTAGAAATAAATGTAAGTTCATGTCAACATTTTATCTGACGGTAACATAAAAGATCTAAGTAGAAACCAGTTTTGACAGGAATTTTTGTTTTATAGAACAAAATGAAGTCTCTATACCAATTTAGAAATGCAAGCTTCTAAGGAAAGAGAGCTTTTGTAGAACTACATCATTTTATTACTATCTTGGCGTAGTTCACTTGATCGATAAATAAATTGTATTGTCACTTTTTAGAGTTCAAATTAAAATCATCAGACAATGCTATGTACTGGATATTACTTTGGTTTTGAAATTCAAAATATTTTGAGCATTTGAGTTCCTTTGAGTAAACAGGGGCCTCTTATTGTTGTCTTGCCCCTGGCCCCGTATATCTATGGCCCGGCCCTGGTCGGCCAACAACAGGAGGTTTCGGGTTCATGTCACCTTGCGTGcttattttttgcatttttaaacaagaaaaaaatgtgtgttataaagaaggaaaaaaagtgGGCCGGTTCAACTAGGAACAGTACGAAATGGCATCAATCCCGGTCATCTTTTAACAATCTTTGTTTACCAAACGACGCGAGGGTTTAATTTAGACTGGGATTATATAATTCAGGATGCAATCGATCGAAATTTTGATACGAGGGTTCGTTTCGTCGAATATCTATGAATTCGGGGTTTAAAATAAACTTTTTTCACTTTTCCTGAAGGCCTTGTTTGATGCGCAGGGTTTGAGGAGGTTTGTAGGGGATTATCCCCGAGGGGATTAGAAACCCCGTGATTCCCTGCATGTTCATTTGGTGGATAGGGTTTGCAATGAGCAAACcccttcaatcctctctaat harbors:
- the LOC123407869 gene encoding uncharacterized protein LOC123407869, translating into MDEVDSSPPYSPPSLRHKLRTTMCGCFGSPSPHTGAGRTRWRRRVVPAGEFRYDPLSYALNFDDSGSDDGDADAEDAAFRHRNFSSRLPPSPTPASRAVATA